DNA from Polaribacter sp. NJDZ03:
ATTTAGTTTTAAATGCGTTTTATCTGCACCAACTTGTTTTCCGTAACCATTATCTCTTACACAACTTGTTTTAAAAGTCGGTCGCATATTCATAGGACCAAACGGTGCCATTTGCTGAATAATTCTAAAAAACTTAGGTGTAATTTCTAACAAATCTATTTCTGCATCTATAGAAATCTCAGGAGTTAACAACTCTTTATCAATTGTAGCTTTTACAACTTCTTCAAATTTATTTTTGAAGTTCTCGTAGTTTTCAGGTGCTAAAGTTAAACCTGCGGCATATTTATGTCCGCCAAATTGTTCTATAAACTCTTCACAAGCATGCAATGCATTATAAACATCAAAACCTTTTACAGAGCGTGCAGAAGCCGCTAATTTATCGCCACTTTTGGTAAAAACTAAGGTAGGTCTATAATATTTTTCAATTAAACGAGAAGCAACAATACCAATAACTCCTTTATGCCAATCTTGTTGAAAAACCACAGAAGTAAAACGATCTTCCTCTTCATTGTCAATAATCTGAATTAAAGCTTGGTCTGTAATTTTCTTATCTAAATCTTTTCTATCTGCATTAAAAATTTCTATGGCAGCAGCAAACTCCACCGCCGAGTCAAAATCCATTTCTGTTAATAATTCTACCGCATAATTACCATGCTTCATTCTACCAGCTGCATTTATTCTTGGTGCAATGGTAAAAACAACATCGGTAATTGTTAATTCAGACTTTTTAGTTTGATGAATAATTGCCTTAATTCCGTTTCTTGGACTTTGGTTAATTACTTGTAAACCATGATACGCCAAAACTCTATTTTCGCCATTCATAGGTACAATATCTGCAGCAATTGCTGTAGCAACCAAATCTAAATACGGAACAAAATCTTCTATCGTTTGACCTCTAGAGCTTCCCAGAGCTTGAATTAACTTAAACCCAACTCCACAACCACAAAGCTCATCAAACGGATAAAAACAATCTTCTCTTTTTGCATTTAGAACGGCAACTGCCTTCGGTATTTCATCTCCCGGTTTATGGTGATCGCAAATAATAAAATCGACATTTTTCTCTGTAGCATACGCAACCTTGTCAATAGCTTTTATTCCGCAATCTAAGGCAATAATTAAAGAGAAATCATTGTCATGCGCAAAATCTATTCCCATATAAGAAACGCCATAACCTTCTGCATACCTATCTGGAATATAAGTTGCAATATTTGGATAAATCGTTTTTAAATAAGACGCAACCAAAGAAACAGCTGTTGTTCCATCTACATCATAATCACCAAAAACAAGAATATTTTCATTGTTAGCAATTGCCGTTTCAATTCTAGCAACTGCCAAATCCATATCTTTCATTAAAAAAGGATCGTGAATTTCATCTAAACTAGGGCGAAAATAATTTTTAGCTTCCTCAAATGTTTCGATACCTCTTTGACAAAGAATTGCTGCTATGGTTTTATCTACCTGAAGCTCTTTTGCTAATTTTTCTATTTTTTCCCTATCTGCTTTTGGTTTTAACGTCCATCTCATAGCTGGTTTATCACTTAATTTTCAATTTTATGTAAATGAATTTCAATTTCTACCTCAGCAAATTGACGAAACATTTCCATAACACCACAGTATTTTGTTACCGATAAATTTACAGCTTTCTGAATTTTTTCTGGCTTTAAGTCTGTATCAGTAAAATGATAATCTACTTTTACTTTCTTATAAAATTTTGGGTGTTCTTCTGTTAATTCTGCAGTAATATCAATTTTAAAATCGGCAACCTCAGCACGCATTTTTGCTAACAAAGACACTACATCTAAACCAGAACAACCAGCTAATGATGCTAACATTAAAGCTTTTGGTCTATACCCTTTTCCTTCTCCTCCACTTTCTTCTCCTGCATCCATCGTTAAATTTAATCCACTCGGATTATCAGATTCGAATTGCATGTTTTCTTTCCAGGTAGTTTTTACAATATTTGTAGCCATATTAGATTGTATTATTATCGTTTTTTTATAAATTGAAATAGTAAATTGTGCTTGTTCTTACAAAAATAAGAAAACCCTTATAAGTTAAGGGATAAATTGAATAAATCTATTGAACGTAAAATACAAGACTTCATTTAATTAAAAATGAAACTTTTACATAAAAAATCTAACTGTTCTTTAGTATGATTTGCATTGAGAACTATTCTATTAAATTTCTTACTACTTGTAGCATAATAAAAAGAAGTAATTAAAATATTTTTATCCCATAAAATTTGTGCTATTTTTTCATCAGAATGAAAGAAAACAGGATACGTTTTATCAATAGTAATGGCTGTATTATTTTTTAATTGATCAAACATATACTCCATATTACTTTTCAGCTTTACTAATTGCCTTTTATAAATTTCTTGAGCATTTATAAAAACCTCTAAAAAAGCAGGACTCATACCAGCAGCCCCAATAAAAAGATTGTCTTTTTTAATAAGATTGATAAAACTTAAATCTCCAGCAATTACACCGCCATTAATACCAAAAGCCTTCCCTAAAGAAGAAGTAATAATCACTTTTATATTTTTACTCTTTGGCACTAAATTAGAAATTCCGTTTCCGTTTTCTCCTAAAACTCCTAAACTGTGCGATTCATCTATAACCAAATAAATAGTATTAGAACTGTCAATTTCATTTAAAAAATCAAAAGAAAACGGCGTTGTTTCAAATGCTGCAATTCCATCTAAAACAATACTTATTTTTT
Protein-coding regions in this window:
- a CDS encoding OsmC family protein translates to MATNIVKTTWKENMQFESDNPSGLNLTMDAGEESGGEGKGYRPKALMLASLAGCSGLDVVSLLAKMRAEVADFKIDITAELTEEHPKFYKKVKVDYHFTDTDLKPEKIQKAVNLSVTKYCGVMEMFRQFAEVEIEIHLHKIEN
- the recJ gene encoding single-stranded-DNA-specific exonuclease RecJ produces the protein MRWTLKPKADREKIEKLAKELQVDKTIAAILCQRGIETFEEAKNYFRPSLDEIHDPFLMKDMDLAVARIETAIANNENILVFGDYDVDGTTAVSLVASYLKTIYPNIATYIPDRYAEGYGVSYMGIDFAHDNDFSLIIALDCGIKAIDKVAYATEKNVDFIICDHHKPGDEIPKAVAVLNAKREDCFYPFDELCGCGVGFKLIQALGSSRGQTIEDFVPYLDLVATAIAADIVPMNGENRVLAYHGLQVINQSPRNGIKAIIHQTKKSELTITDVVFTIAPRINAAGRMKHGNYAVELLTEMDFDSAVEFAAAIEIFNADRKDLDKKITDQALIQIIDNEEEDRFTSVVFQQDWHKGVIGIVASRLIEKYYRPTLVFTKSGDKLAASARSVKGFDVYNALHACEEFIEQFGGHKYAAGLTLAPENYENFKNKFEEVVKATIDKELLTPEISIDAEIDLLEITPKFFRIIQQMAPFGPMNMRPTFKTSCVRDNGYGKQVGADKTHLKLNVFQGDNKRTFNSIGFGLGDKMEFVQNDFDIVYGLDENDWNGNKSIQLLLKDLR
- a CDS encoding aminotransferase class I/II-fold pyridoxal phosphate-dependent enzyme is translated as MQLEKAPTTTASLNEKEYLYFSGTSYLGVATLPEFQELVFKAIQKWGVSYGSSRGANIKLAVYEKGETYLANFLQTETAVTVSSGTLAGQFAIKKIDTFVDVFYFMPKTHPAILPENSLPIFNNLELHPSLKSIKNKKISIVLDGIAAFETTPFSFDFLNEIDSSNTIYLVIDESHSLGVLGENGNGISNLVPKSKNIKVIITSSLGKAFGINGGVIAGDLSFINLIKKDNLFIGAAGMSPAFLEVFINAQEIYKRQLVKLKSNMEYMFDQLKNNTAITIDKTYPVFFHSDEKIAQILWDKNILITSFYYATSSKKFNRIVLNANHTKEQLDFLCKSFIFN